The sequence below is a genomic window from Tenacibaculum tangerinum.
ATGTTGTTACTTAATAAGGATACTGATACTGGACTTCCACCGAAATTACCTCCAGAACCGTAGGTTAAGGTTTCCACTCCGTAGATTTCACCTACCCTATCTCTAATCGCATTGGTTATTTCCCTTGAACTAAAGGTTCTTGTTTCTCCTGGCAACAAATTAATTCTTAAAGAAGCCCTCGCTGTACCTGGTCCAATTTGTTTTAATACGTTTTCAACTACTGGCTCTTCTGTTACTCCGTACTTTTTGGTAAATTCTTTTTCAACTTCCCATGTTTTTTCTTCGATAATTGAAATGATACTATCGGTTATTTTCTCATTCGTTCCTTGTGGCATGGTTAAGTTTACCGACACTCTATCGCTCGCTATAGATGGGAAAAGAGTTTTCTTTATGATCCCTCCTTGAAAAGCTCCTATGGTTATTACTAAAAAAGCAATAGGTATTACCATCCCAAAGAATTTATTTTCGAGTACAAATTTTAAAACTGGCGCATATAATTTGTCACGCATAAAATCCATCACATCTTCTGCATACTTATTGAACTTGTAGAGTTTTTGCTCTCTATTTAATGCTTTTGAATGTGCTACGTGTGCTGGTAAAATAATTAGGGCTTCTACCAGGGAAAGAATTAATGTTAGAGCAACCACTGTGGCTACCTCGCTAAAAAACTCTCCTATTCTTCCATCTAAAAAAAGAAAACTGAAAATGCTAAAACCGTAGTTGTAATTGCCGAAATAATCGGCGGAACAACCTCCATCGTACCATCAATCGCAGCTCGTATGGGATTTTTTCCTTTTTCGTAATGGTGATAAATATTTTCAGAAATTACAATTCCATCATCTACCAAAATTCCAATAACGATAATCATTCCGAAAAGTGATAATACATTGATTGTAATATTAAAATAGCCAGCAAACATAAACATTCCAAAAAAAGCTACAGGCAACCCTGCTGCAACCCAAAATGCTAACCTTGGACGTAAGAATAGCGACAAGAATAGCATGACTAACAACATTCCTTGCCAAGCATTTTTAAATAGCAATTCTGTACGTTGATTTAAGGTAATGGAAGAATCTCTGGTAATTGCTATTTGTACATTGTCGTGTTGTTTATTAAACTTTTCTATATATTCATTAATACTTGCTGCTGTGGTTAATAAATCTTCACTGTTGGTATTACTTACTTGTACGCGTACTGCTGTATTACCGTTATAATAATTTCTATTGGGTGTTTCACTCCAAGTATCTTTAACGGTCGCAACATCTTTTAATCTTATAATACTTCCAGAAGCATCAGCTTTCACTACTAAATTAACTAACTCATCTCCGTAATACGATTTATTTCTTGCTCTAATTAAGTACTCTTCTTCTTTTGTTTTAACCGTACCTCCTGTTGCTAAAATATTTGCTGTCGATACTGCATTTGCTACTTCATTAAAGGTAAGGTTATAGGCTAGTAAATCGTTTTCTCTAACAGCTATTTCTATTTCTTCTTGTGGATATCCTGAAATCTCTATTTGAGAAATTCCATCAATTCTACGAATGTCATTTTCAATACCTCTAGCTATACTTTTTAACGATGCCAACGGAATACTTTCACCCGTAACTACAAAACTAATGGTTTCGGCTATACTTTCTATTTTAGATACTACCGGCGGCTCCATTCCAGTAGGAAAGTTGGGTACTTTATCTACTGCATTTTTTACATCTGCCAATACGACGTTAATATCGTATCCTTTGATAATTTCTACAGAGATACTTGCTGTATTTTCTGAAGAGGTAGAGGTTACCCTATCGACTCCTACCAATCCTTTTAAATTATCTTCAATTTTCAAAACGACTCCTTCTTCAATCTCTTGTGGTGATGCTCCTGGATATGCAATATTTATTGCGATAAACTTAGCGTCTGTTAAAGGAAAAAAAGAGGATCTTAATGAAGAATAACCAAAAAAACCTAAAATAAGAAAGGCAATGATGATGATGTTTACTGCTACTGGATATTTTATAAAATATGATATAACTTTCTTCATCCCCTACTTTTTTGTTTGTTCTTGAGTTTCAGAAAATATTTTTATAGGCATTCCTATATATGCCCCTGGTACGGGTTTGGAAACTAACTGTTCTCCATCTTTCAATCCTTTGATGATAACGGTATTTTCGTTAAAATGTACTGGAGTCACCTCAACCAAGTCTAGGGTATTGTTTTTTACTACATATACTGCATTGTTATCTACCAATAGTTTTCTGTTAATTTCAAACGCATTTGTTGCTGTTTTTGCAGGTACATTCGCTTCTAAATACATTCCCTCTCTCAACTCTTGCCCTTTCACTTCTATAAACACTTGAACTGTTTGGGTGTTTTGATTTATCTTACTGTTTATTCTAGAAACTTTACCTGTCCATTTGTTTGTTTTTTCTAGGTCGTGCAGTGTTACTGTCTTTCCTTCTTTTAAAATTGCCGCAAACGCTGCATTTACAGATAAAGGAAGCTCAAAAACTGAAACATCGATAAACTCACCTAATTTTTGCCCAGGTCTTACTAAAGTTCCGCTAGTAACCAATGCTTCTGTTAACACGCCGTTAAAAGGAGCGTTGATACGATACTTTCCTAACCTTACTTCCGAGTTTTTGATATTGTAGTAGGTCGTATATATATTTTTTCCTGTTAAAAAATACTTTCCTTTGTCAGAACTAGGTTTTGGCAACGGTTGTACAGCTTTATTGATATCAAAATTTTTCAAGTAAGTATCCCACTTTTCAAAGTCTTCAGGAAAGTCTAATCGAATATCTGGCATGATGGAAGCTATTAAGTTTTGTAGTGAGCTTCTTTGCGATTGTATAGAAGCATAAAACTCTTGGTTGTTAATTCTCAACAGCGTTTGTCCTTTTTTATACCTAACTCCTGCTCTAAAATCTTTTCCTGTTGCCTGCAAAACTCCTTGTACTTCGGCAAAAAGAGCTATTTTATTTTTAGCCACCAAACTACCATTCGCTGAAATGTTTACAGGTATTTCTCCGTTTTTTACCTCTTGTACAAAAACAGTTTTCTCTA
It includes:
- a CDS encoding efflux RND transporter periplasmic adaptor subunit — its product is MRKLKIVGVAIAVLAIAFLIARYFKNSKKPPVQKLNKIEKTVFVQEVKNGEIPVNISANGSLVAKNKIALFAEVQGVLQATGKDFRAGVRYKKGQTLLRINNQEFYASIQSQRSSLQNLIASIMPDIRLDFPEDFEKWDTYLKNFDINKAVQPLPKPSSDKGKYFLTGKNIYTTYYNIKNSEVRLGKYRINAPFNGVLTEALVTSGTLVRPGQKLGEFIDVSVFELPLSVNAAFAAILKEGKTVTLHDLEKTNKWTGKVSRINSKINQNTQTVQVFIEVKGQELREGMYLEANVPAKTATNAFEINRKLLVDNNAVYVVKNNTLDLVEVTPVHFNENTVIIKGLKDGEQLVSKPVPGAYIGMPIKIFSETQEQTKK